In one window of Bdellovibrio bacteriovorus W DNA:
- a CDS encoding cystathionine beta-synthase (COG0031 Cysteine synthase) has product MKVMNTILETVGHTPLVKLNRVTAEQKHNYFAKVEYFNPGGSIKDRVAVAMIEEAEKRGDLKPGGTIVEATSGNTGVGLALVAAVKGYKCIFVMPQKMSDEKRAILRAYGAQVVITPMVDPEDPMSHYSVSKKIAESIPGGFLANQFFNNDNPERHYQTTGPEIWDQTDGKVNILVGGAGTGGTLSGCAKYLKEQNKDVKVVCADPIGSILYDLYYHKKIVDPPGSYKVEGIGEDMLPGNVHLDRYDGFVRVADKDIFSMTRRLVAEEGLLVGPSSAAALIGAMQWAKDIETPQNIVVIFPDSGRQYLSKAFNDQWMVENELLAESEIKDAFNVVISAEEALKKLK; this is encoded by the coding sequence ATGAAAGTGATGAATACGATTTTAGAAACCGTTGGGCACACGCCGCTTGTTAAGTTAAATCGCGTTACGGCTGAACAGAAGCATAACTATTTCGCAAAAGTAGAATACTTCAACCCAGGTGGAAGTATTAAGGATCGTGTTGCTGTGGCAATGATCGAAGAGGCTGAAAAGCGCGGAGATCTGAAGCCAGGCGGCACGATTGTTGAGGCGACTTCTGGTAATACGGGGGTTGGACTTGCACTTGTTGCAGCGGTGAAGGGTTATAAATGTATATTTGTAATGCCTCAGAAGATGAGTGATGAAAAAAGAGCGATCTTAAGAGCTTATGGAGCTCAGGTTGTCATTACTCCGATGGTAGATCCAGAAGATCCAATGAGTCACTATTCAGTGTCTAAGAAAATTGCGGAATCAATTCCGGGTGGATTCTTGGCAAATCAGTTTTTCAATAATGACAATCCAGAAAGACATTACCAAACCACGGGTCCAGAAATCTGGGATCAAACAGATGGTAAGGTGAATATCTTGGTTGGTGGCGCAGGAACGGGCGGAACTCTTTCTGGATGTGCAAAGTATCTTAAAGAGCAGAATAAGGACGTCAAAGTAGTTTGTGCTGATCCAATTGGATCAATTTTATACGATCTTTATTACCACAAAAAGATAGTGGACCCACCTGGATCGTACAAGGTGGAGGGCATTGGTGAAGATATGCTCCCAGGAAACGTGCATTTAGACCGTTACGATGGCTTTGTGCGTGTGGCTGATAAAGATATTTTTTCAATGACCCGTCGACTAGTTGCTGAAGAAGGACTATTAGTAGGTCCATCTAGTGCTGCAGCTTTAATCGGTGCGATGCAATGGGCGAAGGATATTGAGACGCCACAGAATATTGTAGTGATCTTCCCAGACAGTGGACGCCAATACTTGAGCAAAGCATTTAACGATCAGTGGATGGTAGAAAATGAACTTCTCGCTGAGTCAGAGATTAAAGATGCATTTAACGTTGTGATTTCTGCTGAAGAAGCTCTTAAGAAATTAAAATAA
- a CDS encoding hypothetical protein (COG0043 3-polyprenyl-4-hydroxybenzoate decarboxylase and related decarboxylases) translates to MASYFCRTRGNKVYLYRQDYKNGKKKDVYIKASDWHLIGFKNTGSTEGNLRLVQDLNEKNRETKEIDSRLRAAERANREITANGQYTPEDDVRDFHQRVKAEFFGTEKYFCKVICHIEFVLKMVAKLKIFPEKYSDNSKQAILIDSNSLSLSIPSKFTHSRLLNPKT, encoded by the coding sequence ATGGCGAGCTACTTTTGTAGAACTCGAGGCAATAAGGTCTATTTGTACAGACAGGACTATAAAAACGGCAAAAAGAAAGACGTTTATATAAAAGCGTCTGATTGGCACCTAATTGGTTTTAAAAATACCGGCAGTACTGAAGGCAATTTGCGCTTGGTTCAAGATTTGAACGAAAAAAATCGTGAAACCAAAGAAATTGACTCCAGATTAAGGGCTGCCGAGAGAGCCAACCGCGAAATAACTGCTAATGGTCAATACACTCCCGAAGATGATGTTCGAGATTTTCACCAACGGGTAAAGGCAGAATTTTTTGGAACTGAAAAATATTTTTGCAAAGTTATTTGTCATATCGAATTTGTTCTGAAGATGGTTGCAAAGCTTAAAATCTTTCCGGAAAAATACTCGGACAACTCTAAGCAAGCCATATTGATAGATTCAAATTCATTGTCGCTGAGTATCCCGAGCAAATTCACGCACTCGAGGTTATTAAATCCAAAGACTTAG
- a CDS encoding cystathionine gamma-lyase (COG0626 Cystathionine beta-lyases/cystathionine gamma-synthases), which yields MKKMNDKMGFATRAIHAGQSPDPTTGAIMTPIYMTSTFVQESPGVHKGWEYSRTHNPTRKAYEDCLASLENGKFGFAFSSGSAATATILHMFKAGDHVIAMDDMYGGTNRMFNRIIKHNGIEFSFIDLTHPENFEKAIQPNTKMVWLETPTNPTLKLVDIKKISAIAKAKGIIVAVDNTFMSPYFQKPLDLGADIVVHSATKYIGGHSDVVGGIAVTSREDIAERMAFLSNGIGATQSPFEAFMCLRSLKTLPLRMKAHQENAMAVAKFLESHPKVEKVLYPGLESHPQHSLAKEQMSGFGGMITFYIKGGLESARKLLENMNVFSLAESLGGVESLIEHPAIMTHASVAPEMRKQLGIDDSLIRLSVGVEDLEDLIEDLKNAFDKA from the coding sequence ATGAAAAAGATGAACGATAAAATGGGTTTTGCTACACGTGCAATTCATGCGGGACAGTCGCCTGATCCGACAACGGGTGCGATCATGACTCCGATTTATATGACATCGACATTCGTACAGGAGTCTCCTGGCGTGCATAAAGGATGGGAGTATTCTCGTACCCACAATCCTACGCGCAAAGCTTACGAAGATTGCCTAGCAAGTCTTGAAAACGGTAAGTTTGGTTTTGCATTTTCTTCTGGAAGTGCAGCAACGGCGACAATTCTTCATATGTTTAAAGCAGGCGATCACGTGATTGCAATGGACGATATGTACGGTGGTACAAATCGTATGTTCAACCGTATCATTAAGCATAATGGTATTGAGTTTTCGTTTATTGATCTGACTCATCCTGAAAACTTTGAAAAAGCCATTCAGCCAAACACAAAAATGGTATGGCTTGAAACACCAACAAATCCCACTCTGAAGCTAGTAGATATAAAAAAGATCTCTGCGATTGCTAAAGCAAAAGGAATCATTGTGGCAGTTGATAACACTTTCATGAGTCCTTATTTCCAGAAGCCATTGGATTTAGGTGCTGACATTGTTGTTCATTCGGCGACTAAATATATCGGAGGTCATAGTGACGTAGTGGGTGGAATCGCAGTTACATCTCGCGAAGACATCGCTGAGCGCATGGCATTCTTAAGTAACGGAATCGGAGCTACGCAAAGTCCTTTCGAGGCTTTTATGTGCTTAAGAAGTTTAAAGACTCTTCCTCTTCGTATGAAAGCTCACCAAGAAAATGCGATGGCCGTTGCGAAGTTCTTAGAATCTCATCCTAAAGTGGAGAAAGTTCTATACCCTGGATTGGAATCTCACCCACAACATTCATTAGCGAAAGAGCAAATGAGTGGTTTTGGCGGCATGATCACTTTCTATATCAAAGGTGGCTTGGAATCTGCGCGAAAGCTTCTAGAAAACATGAATGTTTTTTCTTTAGCGGAGAGCCTTGGGGGAGTTGAGAGCTTGATTGAGCACCCGGCCATTATGACGCACGCTTCCGTAGCTCCAGAGATGAGAAAGCAGCTGGGGATTGATGACTCTCTTATTCGCCTTTCAGTAGGGGTTGAGGACTTAGAGGATCTTATTGAAGATCTAAAAAATGCATTTGATAAAGCCTAA